CCGAAAGCGGATACGGGCGTGCCCACCGCGAGGTGAGCCGCCACGGGCGCGAAGACGTCCCGGCCGTGGAACGTGTTGCTGATGTGTGGCAGCATGAAACGGGTCTCTGTCACCGAAACGATACGGTTAACGGGCTCTCGCGCATACACGTGGGCGAAAATGCCGTTGTCCGGTCCCACGAAACGGTACCGGGGCGTTTCAACGATCAGGACCCGCCGCTCGCCGCCCACGCCCGGGTCGACGACGGCCACGTGCACCGTGCCCTCCGGGAAGTAAGCATAGGCGGTGCGCAGGACGAAGGCGCCTTCATCGATCCGCTGGGGCGCGATCCCGTGGGACAGGTCCACGATCCGGGCCTCCGGGCAGATCTCCAGGATGACCCCCTTCATGGTGCCCACGAAGGCGTCGCGGTGGCCGAAGTCGGTTATGAGCGTGATTACGGACATAGGTTGGCCTGCCCGACCAGGATGTTGCGGGGGACTTCGGCGCTGACCGGACGCCCATCGAAATCTCCGTACGTCTGCGTGACCTTGAGTCCGGCCCGGTCCATCATGGCTTCGAGCTCTTCCAGCGCATACATCCGCACGGACTCGTCGTAACTTCGCTCCGTGCCGTCCTCCCTGATCCGCACCTGCTTGTTGATGCGCACGTGTCCGCCCGCCTTCGACGGGTCCCCCGTGATCCAGCGCCTTTGCTCGACCACCATGCCTTCCACGGTGCGGCGGTCCGACGGAACGAGCGTGGCGATCACGTAATCGCGGTTCAGGTAGTCCATGAGGAATCGTCCGCCGGGGCGCAGCACCCGCGAGATGGCTGCGAGTACCCGGGCGTTCTCGCCGTCCTCCCGGAAATAGCCAAAACTGGTGAAGAAGTTGACGACGAGATCGAAGGCGGACTCCCCGGGCGGATCGCGCA
The Gemmatimonadota bacterium genome window above contains:
- a CDS encoding class I SAM-dependent methyltransferase — its product is MDSHRSPASDWYKTAFRYDYLRVYPHRNDAEARRQVDFLLHRLDVPPSCEVLDLGCGDGRHSLELARRGFRVTGLDLSDELLERARRRTSDEGLDITFIEGDMRDPPGESAFDLVVNFFTSFGYFREDGENARVLAAISRVLRPGGRFLMDYLNRDYVIATLVPSDRRTVEGMVVEQRRWITGDPSKAGGHVRINKQVRIREDGTERSYDESVRMYALEELEAMMDRAGLKVTQTYGDFDGRPVSAEVPRNILVGQANLCP
- a CDS encoding SAM-dependent chlorinase/fluorinase, translating into MSVITLITDFGHRDAFVGTMKGVILEICPEARIVDLSHGIAPQRIDEGAFVLRTAYAYFPEGTVHVAVVDPGVGGERRVLIVETPRYRFVGPDNGIFAHVYAREPVNRIVSVTETRFMLPHISNTFHGRDVFAPVAAHLAVGTPVSAFGPEIEDCHAGSITEPVAREGGITGRVLHIDRYGNIITDIGESLFLETTREKRFLVRLADLALDRVSASYDEAAGGAALAILDSAGLLEIAVNGGSAAETLGVSTGDRVDVEVEH